attttttaataactatATAATTAGATATATGCCCATCATCATTGATGTACTTTTGTTCCACCATCAAACTATTCAACTCATAttccttatatattattaaaagaaaaagaattaaaaaataccaTAAGGAAAATCTAATGTCATGATATTTGAAGGAACTCAATTATTTAAGTTATCAAATTCTTCAAGGCTCAAAAGTTCAcaacttataaataaaaaaagttttcatattaaataaaaaaataattgttttcttaatttcttatataaacTGAAAGTAATATTactgtttatttttaatttttaaaataaatatatttcaataaaGTATTATTCATTTAACAATCTACTCAAGAGAAATGGATAAAAAGTGATCTTGAGGGAATTCACTTCCTCTAAGCAGAATATACttctctaaaaataaataattttagaaacaataaaaataaaaataaatattcaacaatttaaattagcaaaaataaaaaaaaatcatcaagTGGAATGCTTTCGgcagaaaaatattttaaaattttattaatataatttattatttttaattaattttcttattattattgtatttgttgatatttttatcgtgatgtaattttatattaaaatgtatcaatttatttttatgaatgatatattaaatataaataaatttttaaatgaattgacaattcttttctctttttcctctaAATGCAATTAAAATAGCTTGCATTGGAAAATAATGGGCCATGGACTCCAGAAGCCCGGTCCACAATCTCACTCCAGTCTTCCTTTTTCTGTCTTGAGATGGAAGAAAACTTCTCTCTCTGAAGATTTAAAGGAGCTTTAGAAAAAACACACGCACACACAGAACCACTCGAATTCACAGAGACGGAGCAAATCACAGAGCAAAAGGATAAAAGATGAGTAGCATAGGAACAGGTTATGATCTTTCAGTCACCACTTTCTCTCCCGATGGTCGCGTTTTCCAGATCGAATACGCTGCCAAAGCCGTCGATAACAGCGGGTCTCTCTCTTCCCCTGTCTTTCCTTTGTTTTCTGTTTGTTTCTCGAGGAATTTCTGTATTAATCATTACtgttgttttatttgtttgtgtTATGATGTTTCACTTCGAAAGGAAATGCAAGTGTCTGAGTGACATTAGggtttatttgtttttcttttttaatgttaGGTGCTACTcatttgactttttttttaataaattttggtTTTCAGTACTGTGATTGGAATCAAGTGCAAGGACGGCATTGTCATGGTAAATGCAgatatttctctttcttaccATACAATTACCTTTGCTAATCCCGGGCATTTGCATTTGtaattgtaatttattttttaaatttgggATTTAGGGTGTGGAGAAGCTCATAGCATCCAAGATGATGTTGCCAGGTTCAAATAGAAGAATTCACGCCGTTCATCGTCATTCTGGCATGGTATAGTTTTGCTATTTCCTTTTGTAGCTTTCCTTTTATTCTGAAGCGGGACaaaatcaaatgaagtttGTAACTTATATTGTGTACTCTGGTTGCTCTTCGCTGAAGTTTAAATCTTTCTTATATAATGTATATTCTTGGTGGATTCTATCATTATCTTTGGCTATCTAAGCCGACATATTGGTATGTTTAGTCGCTCATCAGATGTGATCTCGGCTTCAACGAATATCGTGCCATTTTTATTTGAGTGTATTTGATGCTTGAATATGATTTGACTGGGGTAATGGGTTGAAATGCATTTGGGCTTAGGTTGAAAGAAACTGGTATACAAATAATTATGTTGTCGTCTTGAACTCGACCTATGTAATTAAGTCTCATTCTTAGGATTTGGAAGCAAAAGCTTCATGTTAGACTCCTAAGCTGGCAAAAAGGTTTACTCTAACTAGTATTTATcttgcattttttttaattaaaatgctGTATTTTTCTGTACGAGCAAATTTTGTTGAAGGATACAAGTAATGGCCTAACTTAAGTGCTTCATAATGATGATTTTTGTGTCTATGCTGCTTTTTATTATGCTCAAAACTTTGTATtttcatttccatttcttGCTATACACTTTATGAAGCATCCATTGTTATGTGGTGCTTTTTGAGTTGGAATAGGGCAATATTGCCACGTCTCTCATGATCTCACTTTATACTTGCAAGTATAAATAAGATcagtacttttttttttttttccttcatcTTAATTCCAAACTACAACTATCTTTTCCTAATTTCAAGGGATAGAATGTATGGTCTACCTTTCTCCTTCACATTTGCTTTTATACCCCCATTCAAATGAAGTATAAGAAACAAAGAATTTATGGTCTACCTTTTTCCTTCACATTTGCTTTTATACCCCCATAACTGCCTGCATAGTTTctaatcttattattattaatttttattattattattattattattatttattaagattcAGATATTTTGTGTGGAACTATTTCAATCAAAGATAAAGTTTGCAAAAAAAAAGCAGTATGTTCTCTAGTAATTAGTTTATTCTACATTGAGGctaacattttcttttgtagTTGTAATATCTTTGTGCTTATCTATCCTTGAACTCTTAACTACACCCATGATGCAAACTTTTCTTCCTCTCCAATGGTTGGaaaatatgcttttatttagtctttaagtgtttttttttttctaaaatgttttccctttttccAATATTGGTTTGAATTTGCCTGCAATTAAGTGTCTAacattctctctctttctttctttatctctcTGTTCCCAAATCTCAGGCTGTTGCTGGTTTAGCAGCTGATGGGAGACAAATTGTTGCACGAGCAAAGTCTGAGGCAACCAATTATGAAAGGTTTGTTGTCTCAAGAATCTTGTTTCACATGTTATTACTATTTGGAAACCCTCTTGatcattaaaaagaaacataagaaAGTTCCAAAATATGCTGGTTACATTTTAGTAGTGAACATAGTTTCTCAGAGGCTGAAACCTAAATTTCCATGTTCTTTTTTACTGCGCGGTGTAGCTCGTTTTTactttgattttcaaatgatCTTTTGCCCCAGGACTTGCTAATCcagattttttttctctctcttttctgcTTGTCAGTGTTTATGGCGAACCCATTCCTGTCAAGGAACTTGCTGACCGTGTTGCTAGTTATGTGCATTTATGCACGCTCTATTGGTGGCTCAGGTTAGAAATCAATGGTTTTTAAGTTGTGTATATTTGGCACACAGCtcagaaaaaatataattgttgtTAATGCTACAGGCCATTTGGTTGTGGGGTGATTCTTGGTGGTTATGACAGAGATGGACCACAATTGTATATGGTCGAGCCATCTGGCATATCATATGTAAGTTGATTTATCCTAATCATAGCGCTGTATTTACATTATTTCTATATGTTTCCATATTTAGTGAAATCTTACATTGATCTgttgatatttgataatacTTGGTATCTTTTTTGTAACTGTGGTGTTTGGAATTTCTTACTAATTCGTTGTgcttcaaaaaaaaatcttgATATAGAGATACTTTGGCGCTGCAATTGGGAAGGGGAAGCAGGCTGCTAAAACGTAAGTACTGtcaatctttttcttaatgGTAACTTCGGTAGCCACTTTATATAATCATAGGATCCTCACATGAGAACATTAAATTTTGCTTATATGGTGAtgatgttttctttattttttttaatcttggGTTACTTTTTCTTGTTAAATTTTGGAAGATAGTAATGTGGACTATGGTTATCAAAGTAAAAAGGTTCTTGTGAGAAATTCTCATCTCAATGTAGATGGCAAATGCTAATGTAATCTATCTTTACTCAACTacctttctattttttcctttttttaaaataaaaaccattTTATCCCTCATTTGTTGACTTAGCATACATTGCTGTAAATTGACTGTGTATATGCTCAATCTACCTAAtatttttgcatttatttttttcttcattgctAACTCGTGAATGAATGATGTGAACagagaaatagaaaaattgaagCTCTCTGAAATGACATGTCGAGAAGGGGTTATTGAAGTAGCAAAAATGTGAGTGTTGCCTTTACCCTCGTTTGTGAATTCTGGTCTTTACTATTATTGGGATTATGTTGCATTCTGTGAGTTTCTCTTTGTTGAGCTGTTAAGTTTATATGTTCTCTCCTCCTGCTTTAactcttattttttctttcaacccTTTTGTTGCctatcataaatttataatagataaaccatgTTTTGTTTCAGAAAGGGAAACATCAAATCAGTTAAAAGTTCATCAAATGAATTTCTAGAGGACCTCCAATCGGATAGCCCATTGGAGGCGGTGGATTAAtgttgtgtttttatttttaagttgagtatatttagttttcttaaaattttttctttctctgatAAGATCTTAAGATATTTGCATCATTTCCAAAATTATAAGGGGAAAAAAGGCCTAACTTTTATCATGGAAATTACTGAGGACTTGGCTTAAGCTGAAGATCTTAGATGAACTTACAAACTTCTATGTTTTAGTACCTAGATGATGCCCATCGAATCTGAAtccatttattttttgcttaaAATGGTTAATCTTTTTAAACCTATAGCCTAATGATTACCAGTCTgaatatgtataaattatcATTGAAATTCTGATAGAGGCTACTGCCCTTGTCATTTGACATTATATAATTGCAGATTTAAATTGCATCAAGAGAGAGCATGAAATTTGAACTTGAGAGGGGAGACGTCATTCTGTGTGCAATTTGTAGTCTGTTTTTCATGGTGTGTACTTTACATGATTTAATTATTCGCATCTCCATTGTGCAGCATCTACAAGGTGCACGATGAAGCAAAGGACAAAGCCTTTGAACTGGAAATGAGTTGGATTTGTGATGAATCAAAGAGGTTGCATCAGAAGGTAATGCCTGGCCTGTACTTCTTTGTTGATCATCTCTGTGTTAGAGAAGAAATTTTAAGATGGAGGTTTTTAGTCTTTGTAATCCTGACAAACAcccagaaagaaaaaggatttaTCAGTTTCCAAATAACAGGGAAAaaggaaggaagaaagaaTAAGCTAGTTTACTCTTGCCCTAAATTTGGACAAACTTCCAATTGACGTCAAAGTGGTCAGGATATGTATTAAAATCTATTCATTTGCTGTCACTACAGATTCCTGATGATCTCTTAGAGGAAGCCAAGGCTGCAGCACGGATTGCACTTGAAGAAATGGATGCTGATTAAAGCTTAAGATAAAGCTGG
The Ricinus communis isolate WT05 ecotype wild-type chromosome 1, ASM1957865v1, whole genome shotgun sequence DNA segment above includes these coding regions:
- the LOC8278083 gene encoding proteasome subunit alpha type-3 translates to MSSIGTGYDLSVTTFSPDGRVFQIEYAAKAVDNSGTVIGIKCKDGIVMGVEKLIASKMMLPGSNRRIHAVHRHSGMAVAGLAADGRQIVARAKSEATNYESVYGEPIPVKELADRVASYVHLCTLYWWLRPFGCGVILGGYDRDGPQLYMVEPSGISYRYFGAAIGKGKQAAKTEIEKLKLSEMTCREGVIEVAKIIYKVHDEAKDKAFELEMSWICDESKRLHQKIPDDLLEEAKAAARIALEEMDAD